A segment of the Physeter macrocephalus isolate SW-GA unplaced genomic scaffold, ASM283717v5 random_611, whole genome shotgun sequence genome:
TGGCCAGGAAGGCGGGGCCAGCGCGGGGCGGGGCTGGCGGCGCCGGCGCAGCCCGGGGGCGgcgggaggaggaggcggcggcggccgtgGCGCTGGGAGCTCCTGTCACCGctggggccgggccgggcggaaGTGCTGGGGACGTGAGGGCGCGAGGGCCGGGACATGGGACCCGCCATCCCCGCCGCTCGCGGTCTGGGCCCGCTGCCGCTGTTGCTGCCACTATTGCTGCTGCTTCTGCGCGCGCAGCTCGCCGTCGGGAGCCTGGCCGGTGGGAGTCCCAGCGCTGCCGAGGTGAGGCCGGGCCGGGTCcaaggggatgggggaaggggcggGACCGGGCCTCTGGACCCCGATGCGGACAGGTCCAGAGCAGAAAGCGCAGTCTTTCCAGCTAGGCGGCCGGGCCCCCCGGCGCCGCTAACTGCACTAGGCATTCAGAAAACCGTAAGTCCAGGCCCCATCTCCCTCATCATCTGTCGTCCCagtcccctccagcccccagcgtAGGAACTGGCTTTTCCAGAGCCCCTGGTCTCAGAAGTCCAGCCCCCTCAGACCCTCTCGACCTGGGTGACTCAGCCCCAGACCCTTCCCACCTGAACAGGACCCACCAGGCAGCAAGGCACCTACAGCCAAAGAATCTGGGCCTCCTGCATCCTCTGGACCCATAGGAGGCCTCCCGCAAGGCTCCTAGGACCTAGAAGTCTAGGCCTCCAGCCACCGCCCCCCAACCCAGGATGTAGCTCTCCATCCCTCAAGGACTTGGTGTCCAGGCCTGCAGGGCCCTGAAGCCAGGCCTGGTGGTCTTTGCACCCGAGAATGCGAGCATGAGctagggatggagggaggaggggccagaaCGCCTGGGTTCTGACCTCCTCCCCCGCCATTCACGTTTAACCCTTTCAGCTCTAGTGCGGCTGAGCTGGGATGAGGGCGGAGCCTGTCTCCGCGGCAACAAGGCCGCGAGAATCCCGGGGGATCCGGGTCGCCATAGCAACGGCAGAGCTGGGGCGCCCCCGCCCTGTGGGAGCTGTTTCCCGGGGAACCGAACCTCTATGGAGGCGGTGCGCGGTGCTTGGTGGAGGGGGCTGGTGCTGGGGGTGTGAATATCTGGGTCCTAGGGAGCAAAGGACCAGAGGACTCACATGCCCGCGTCCCCCGTGCCCTCGCTGACCCCTccgtccccacccccaggccccagggtCTGCTCAGGTGGCTGGACTATGCGGGCGCCCAACCCTTCACCGGGACTTGCGTACCGGCCGCTGGGAACCAGACCCACAGCTCTCACGACGCTGTCTCCGGGACCCGCAACGCGTGCTGGAGTACTGCAGACAGGTAGGCGGGACCTACTGGGAGGGGCGTGGCCAGCAAGAAAGGGGCTCCAACTTGGGGCCGGGTGGCGCGTGAGAAGCTAGTCGTCGTGCAAAGGCAAGGTCCAGGGAGATGAGGCATCCAAGAAGGCATGGGAAACTAGGGGACGTGGCCAACAAAGAGGCGAAGTTAGGATAGGACAGGACCTGTTTTTGAGAAACTAGGTCAGGAAAGGGGAAGAACCGTGCAAAGACGGCCCGCTGAGGAAAGTGTCCAGTGAAAAGACGGAGTTTAGCAATAATATGGTGGACTCCTTAAAGAGCAGGTGTAGGTGGGCGTGACCAAAGGAGACGCGGGGCTAAGACAAAAAGACCTTTGGACCGGCGTGACTGGGAACGGGGTGGAACCCAGTGGGAGAGTGGAAAGCTAGGAGGCGTGGCTATGAAAGCAGGTCTAACACAAAGAGAAGGGATACTTACTGAGAGGCCAGAGAGAGAGCCGAGGCTTAACGAAGGGAGGAATCTATGGGGAGATAAACCTGATAGGGGTAAGGGGCAGAGGCGACTACAAGAGAGGTGGGCTTAGCGGGATTGAGTTTTTGGGCAATGGAGGGACCTTCGTAAAGAAACTGGACAGGCAAAGGGGCGGAGCCTAAGGATGGCGTGGCTTAAGGGAGAGGTACTAGGGGGCGTGGCCAATGGGCTTGAGGGGCTTAGATATCTAAGACCTGTTCTACAGAGAAGCAGGGCCTAGGGAGGAGAGGTCCTTGTGAATACTAGAGACTTGAAAAGGGACATGGCCAGCGCAGAAGCGCAGGCGGGGCCGTGGGTTGATCACCCCCACCCGGTGCCCCCAGATGTACCCGGAGCTGCAGATTGCACGTGTGGAACAGGCGACACAGGCCATCCCCATGGAGCAATGGTGCGGGGATGCCCGGGGTGGCCGCTgtgcccacccccaccaccagGTTGTGCCTTTCCGCTGCCTGGGTGAGtcacaggctgggggaggggaacggAAGGAGTGGGGGGGTCTCCGAGGGGTGAGATTCTGGCCCTGGTTTCAGGCTCACATTAGGGAGCTGGATGCCTGGGTCCAGAGTGGGACAGAAAAGCCTATGAGGATAAGAGATCTGGATTCTGAGGAGGGTAGGGCTAGTGGCTGTGGCAGTGTCTCACATCGATCGATGCCCCCCTTTTGCCAGAGGGTGAATTTGTGAGCGAGGCCCTGCTGGTGCCTGAAGGCTGCCGGTTCTTGCACCAGGAGCGCATGGACCAGTGCGAGAGTTCAACCCGGAGGCGTCAGGAGGCACAGGAGGTCAGGACCCAGCCCACTCCTCCTCACCCCCCCAGAACCCAGGGGTCCAGTCCTCTAACACCCTCCTCCTCCAGAACCCAAGAGTCTGGGCCTCAGCCCTCTCTTCCCCAATGGGACAGAACCAGGAATCCAGGCTCCCAGCCCCATCAGCCCCCAAGACCCAGGCATCCAGGCTTCCCCTCTACCCTCTGTTACCCCACAGTCCTGGCATCTGGGCCCACTCTTCCCGCAGGCCTGCAGCTCCCAGGGCCTCATCCTGCATGGCTCGGGCATGCTTTTGCCCTGTGGCGCGGATCGGTTCCGAGGTGTGGAGTATGTGTGCTGCCCCCCTCCAGTGACCCCCAACCCGTCTGGGACAGCAGTTGGGTGAGTGGGAGGGAAGCCTCCATGCCCAACCCAAGGCTCCTGAGGCAGGAGATGGAAGCCTGGGGGCCTGGGCCCAGGTTCTTATTGCCTTGGGTCTTCTGCTCCCTCAGTGATCCTTCCACTCGGTCGTGGCCTCCCGGGGGCAGAGTTGAGGGGGgtgaggatgaggaagaggaggaatcCTTCCTACAGCCAGTAGATGATTACTTTGTGGAGCCCCCACGggctgaagaggaagaagaggaggaaagagttcCACCCTCAAGCTCCCATACCCCTGCAGGGGTCAGCAAAGGTGAGGCAGGCTCTGAACCCCCAGTCCCCTCCACCCTGGGGGGAGGATGCTTTCAGGGAGCCTTGGTATAGGGGCCTCTTTGGGAGGGATGTGGGGGGGAGAAGCCCTGTTGGGGGAAATGGGAGGGATGGGAATGGCTTTGAATAAAGTAGAGGTGGAAGGGGCAGCCTGTGAGGACTGCAAAAGGGGAGGGTGGTTTGGGGGTACCCGGAAGTGGAGGAGTCATTTGGTAGGTCTGAAGGATTATTGGGGGGAAAGCTTGGAGGATAGTGTAATGGATTCCTAAGCTTTACAAGAACAGGCCCAGTTCAGAGCCACGTTTCGCATGATGCCAGGCAGCAGCTATGGCTGAAGTGAACACATGAGGGTCTCCAGTGCGCTCTAGGAAATGCAGTTctctgggaagggaaggagaccTGGAGCTGGGCTTCTGGCTGACTCCCTGGTTCCTGGCCTTGCAGTGACTCCCACCCCGAGGCCCACAGATGGTGTGGACGTGTACTTTGGCATGCCTGGAGAAATCAGCGAGCATGAGGGGTTCCTGCGGGCCAAGATGGATCTGGAGGAGCGCAGGATGCGTCAGATTAACGAGGTGATGGTGCTGGGGGCCCCAGGATCCCCCATAACACAGAGCTCCCTAAATACCAGGAAATTCCTCAGGGACACATTGAGACTACCTCTAAAGAGTCCCCAAGTCCCCATTAACCCCCAGTCCTCAACACCACCCCTAAGATGACCAGGGATCTCTGACCCACCTAGAATCCCACTGAGATGCCACCAGATTCTATGGAAACTCTGATGCATGGTACTCTTCCACTTTAAATTCCTTCTGAATCCTCTCTCTTGGGAATCCAAGAGGCAGGGGGACTTAAGGGATCTGGAGACTCTGAAgaaggatgggggcaggggagactCACTGGGTAGAGCAGGGTGGATTCTAGGATCCTGAAGCTCCCCTCGTCCCCAGGTGATGCGTGAATGGGCCATGGCAGACAGCCAGTCCAAGAACCTGCCTAAAGCCGACAGACAGGCCCTGAATGAGGTAGGACAACCTCCAGAGCGTCCTACTCAGGCCCGTCCACTACCTGGGGCACACTGGGTCTCAGCCTGGCTAAGGCTTTGTCTGGCCTCATCCAGTTCCACCCCTTCCTACTTGCATGGGCCTCTCCGGGCTCCACCCTTACACTCGGCTTGGCCCCTCTTGGCCTACATCCAACCTGACTttgctttcctcctcttcccactggCCATGTTTTGCCCTGTCTCAACTTGATCCTAGCCTCTGAGGGCTGGCTCTGGAGGCCTCTCCCTAGCTGGGCCCCTGCAGACAGAGCCAGGTCCTTCTCAGCCTCTCTTTGATGCTCAGCCCTGCTCCCTGACTCTGATCCTGCCCCTCTCATCTCCCTTTTACTCAATCCGTCCTCAGTAGTCCCAGCCTCATGACTCTCTGAcccacctctctcagcctcacttTAGTACCGCCCTGCCCTGTGTAGACCCCACTCAGCTGAGCCCCATTACTTGACTCTTGCTCCTATCCAGCTCAGTCTTATTCAGTTACAGCCTGTCTCCAGTGGGTCCTGCCCAGGCCTGAGCCCTACCTTTCCTACAATACTTGGCTCCTTTTATCTCAACACAGGCCAGCTCTGTTCCTAGATTGTTCCCACCCATGTAGTGAACACCTTCAGCGGGGCTCCCAGCAAGCCTAGCCCTGCCCCACTCTACCTGgccctgcagccccagctccACCAGTCAGTCTCCTGTCATCTAGTCCCACCCCAGGTTGACTCTGCCCAGGCCTGGATCCACTGCACGCCTCCCTCTCCCCCGCCACTTGACCCTATAGCCCTACCTTTCCAGACTGCCCTTGACCCGGGTTTCACCCCACTACGCCTCTCCTGGCCCTGTGCCCACCCCCTCGCCAGCACTTCCAGTCCATTCTGCAGACCCTGGAGGAGCAGGTGTCTAGTGAGCGACAGCGCCTGGTGGAGACCCATGCCTCCCGAGTCATTGCCCTAATCAACGACCAGCGCCGGGCTGCCTTGGAAGGTTTCCTGGCGGCACTGCAGGGGGATCCGCCTCAGGTGCGGGAACCgtgggggcagagggcagggggtggAAAGGGCTGGGGCAGGCCTGGGCAGCCTTCATCCCTTCCACAGCCAGAGCGCGTCCTGCTGGCCCTGCGGCGCTACCTGCGAGCAGAACGGAAGGAGCAAAGGCACACGCTGAGGCACTACCAGCACGTGGCTGCCGCGGACCCCGAGAAGGCCCAGCAGACGCGCTTCCAGGTGCTCAGGTTCTTCCAGCTCCCAAATGCTCAGCTGGCCCTCGGACCCCGGCCTCGTGGACCCCAGCCCTCAAACTCTCTCTTGCCCCTCATACCCTCTTTCCATCCCTTGGACCTCCTTCCTATCCCTGGAACCTCCCCCTTCTGTGCTTGGGACCCATTCCAGTCCCTCAGATCCTTACTTCCTGACTCTGGAATGCTGCCTCCCCGACCCCTGTGCCTTTGACCCCTTTCATGAATTCCCACTCTCTGTCCCTTGACCCCACTTCCTGTCCCTTGGATTCTTACTTCCTTTCCTAGAATCCCCCTCCTGTGCCTTGAACCCTGTTCCTGTCCCTCAACTCTCCTTTTTCCCTAACCCCACTTGTTCTCCCTGGAGCCCTTGTTCTGTGCCCTCAGATCCTAATTCCTGTTTCTTGGATGTCCTCTTCCTGTCTAAGAATACTCCATTCTATGCTCTTGAACTCCAAGTCTTGCCCTTGAACCACATCATTTCTATATGACCCTCCAATTCTACTTCCTTCTTCAGAACCTCCTCAAGCCTCACTTCCTATTCCTCAGACCCtactctctgcccctcctacccactTACCATCTTCTATACCATATTCCTTGTACCCTATACTTACCTTGTCTCCTGTGCCCCACCTTTCCTAGCAACTACTCCTTTTCgttcttccttactttctttccCAAGACTCTCACAGCCTGTCTTCTGtacatcttttccttttcattgtattCCACTTCTCCTTCTCCAGTTTCCTTCCTCCCGTGGCCAAGTTCCTTGCCCTTGTACCCTACTTCCTGTCCCTTGTATGTGCTAATTTTGCTTGGACCCTCTTGACCTTCCTCCTTCACCCtgcctccgtttccccatctcTAGCCTGCACTGCTCAGTTCATCCCTCATACTCACTCCCCCACAGGTGCAGACTCACCTTCAAGTAATCGAGGAAAGGATGAATCAGAGCCTGGGGCTGCTTGACCAGAACCCCCGCCTGGCTCAGGAGCTGCGGCCCCAGATCCGTGAGTGCCCAATCCTGACCCCCCAGCCTTTGACTCCCCTGCCATTTCAGCTCTCTATTCCCGTGTAACaaactccaaaacttagtggcttaaatcaaccattttcttttctttctttctttctttctttttttttttttttttttttttgagtttggaAAACCAAGGTTTATtccagtctttctttaaaaatggtccacagtCCTTCAAGGACCTTCATGAGCATCACTTGAAAAGTTTGTTAAAATTGCAAGTTTAGGGACCTCACTCCacacctattgaatcagaatcttttGAGACATGGATGGAAAATTTTCATTGAACAACTTCTTTGAGTAATTCAAATGCACACTGAGGATAGGAAATCTTCATCTTTTGGTCATAGGACAGCATGTACCAGGTATGATAGCTGTATTAAATCAGCCATTTCCATTGCTCGTGATTCTGCCGTCTGCTCTGGGTTCTGCTGGGTGCTTCTTCTGCCAGCCTTGTCAGTAGTCAAGCGTGTCACTGCATTTGGCTAGCAGGTCAGCTAAGGGCTGGGACTCCGGCACAAATgagcctctctccctctctatgtAGGCTCAGGGCCTCTCTTCTCCATGGAGCCCCTCCACGTGGTCTCTCCAACAGGGGAGCTGGACTTCCTACGTGGTGGTTCAGGCTCCCCATACCGTGCAAGTGGAAACTGCCAGGTCTTCTTAAGACTTGGGCCCACCTTCTATTggttaaagcaagtcacaaaCCCAGTCCCGATTCAAGCTGCAGGGCCTTCACAAGAGCATGAATACCAGAAAGTGTAACCCCCAGATCTACTGTGACTTCCTCCTGGATGTCCCATGCCAAACCCTAATTCTCCTGCTCTTTAAGGAGGCTGTTCTCTTGAACTTCAACCTCCATCCTCCAACACTCAGCTCCACTTCCCCAGGTCACACGTATGGCTCCCCCCCAGTCACTCTATTGTTAGGGtgccatccattcacccatttttgttttgtggatcCCTACGCTCACAACCTCACCACCTTTCTGCATGTTGCCCTCAGAGGAACTCCTCCACTCTGAACACCTGGGCCCCAGTGAATTGGAAGCCCCTGCCCCGGGGGGCAGCAGTGAGGACAAGGGTGGGCTGCAGCCCCTGGATTCCAAGGATGGTGAGTTAACCCAAATATATATAATCCCAGACTTTGGGGTACAGGCCCCCAACCTCAATTCTAATCCCCCACCACAGTGAGTGGAAGAGGATGGGAAGGAATGTCTGAGGTTGTAGAGGCCTCTGTAGGATCCTCGATCCTCCCTTGGCCCCTGGGAGGGGGCTTCCCCACACTATCTTTGGTGATGCTCTCCTCTCTTCACTGTTCTACCTGTCTTGCCTCCTCTGGCTGCCAGCAGACAACCCCATGGCCCTTCCAAAAGGTGAGTATCTCACAGAGTAGCCCCCAGCCACCAAATCCCTCTGAGTCCTTGAGCCCAGAATGGAAAAGGGCCCGTACACGGGGAACCCCAGCCCTCCTGGGATGGAGTCTGGTGCCCCTTCTGACCCCCTCTTCAGGCGGGGGTAGCACCATTCTGGACTCTCAGGAATGAGATAGGATTTGGGGGGTAGGGTCCACAGAACAAGATGCTGCATCCCCTGGGAAAGAGAAGATGTCCCCCCTGGAGCAGTATGAACGAAAGGTAAGTTAGTCGGACCCGCGGGCACCGGAGGGAGGATGGGCCAGGGGGCCTGGATTCCTAGGTCTGAAGGAGGAGGGTGCTAGGGGTTTCGGTTCCTTGGCCTCAGAGGAAAGAAGGGACTGAGGACATGGACTTCAGGGTCCTAGGGAAGAAGAGGGCTGGGAGATGCCCTCTtggggcccaggggagggggaggcaggggcccaGACTTCTGGGTCCCTGACACCTCCTGCTCCCCCAGGTGAATGTGTCTGTTCCAAGGGGTTTTCCTTTCCACTCATCGGAGATTCAGAGAGATGAGCTGGTAAGAGGAGGAATATTCTGGGTACTTAGGGGAAGGGGTCAGAGGTCAGTGGCTAGGCTGTGACTCCCAAAGGCACACAGGGCCCTGGTGAGCCTCCAAGATGACCCCAGCCCCATCTCCTCTGCCTGCAGGCACCAGCTGGAACAGGCATGTCCCGAGAGGCTGTGTCTGGTCTGCTGATCATGGGAGCGGGTGGTGGCTCCCTGATCATCCTCTCCATGCTGCTCTTGCGCAGGAAGAAACCCTACGGGGCTATCAGCCATGGAGTGGTGGAGGTGAGAGGCAAAGAGACCTGGAACGGGGAGGACTTCCAGAGCCTGGGAGTAGAGGGGCTGTGCGATCTGTGGTCAGGCCCCTATGGCCCACTCCGCCTCCCCTGCCTCTATTGCAGGTGGACCCCATGCTGACCCTGGAGGACCAGCAGCTGCGTGAACTGCAGCGTCACGGCTATGAGAACCCCACCTACCGCTTCCTGGAGGAACGACCCTGAACCAGCCCCCTTCACCCCTTTGGCTGAGCCCAGaccttccctcttcctggagcCCCAGAACCCCAACTCCCAGCCCGGGGGAGGGGTCTTGAAAAAGTTCGTTTCACACCCTTTGTGAGGGGGCTGGAAATTCTTATTTCCCCTGTCCAATTCCAAATTTCATCCCTAAGAAATCCCCAGGTATTCCCAGCTGCCTCCCCACTTGGGACCTCCtcactttaatttattttgtacatttaatgTATTGTTCCTTAAGGTGACCACCAGTGGGTCCCACTGTCTGTTGTTCCCTGGAATTCACCCTCCCACGTGTCCCCCACTAATATCCCAATAAAGTCCTCTTCCCCACCAGGCCATCCTCTGTCTCTGTGGGAGAATCAGGGTGTAATCAGCTCTGGACATTGGTGTGCAACCCCGCCCAGACCTCCTTCACCTCTTTAAACTGTTGGAGAGATCTTTAAATCTGGGCGGGGCCTTGGGAAGGGGCGGAGTCCAGAGATCTAGGCTAGGCTCCCACCCAGGAGCTTTCCGTGGTACTGAACCGGCAGCCACTTCTAGGCCTGTATCAGCTGGGTTCCAGGGTGGACTCCAAGGAGGCTGGGCTCTAGCAAGTTTCCCCTGCCTCCCACTCACCCTCATACACAATCACATACAACATCCACCCCCAACCTGTGAACTGGATGAGGGACAGGGAATCTTGAACCGCTCTTCCCATTCTTGAGTCTTAAGCCCTTCTTGGGGAGGTGATAAGAATCCCCTTGGAGTGTAGAAATCCAACCATGTGTCCCAGGGAGGGTTATGTGATGTCTGCAAGTGCATCCCATTTTGTGACATGTCAGAGTTGTCCCTCTACATATACTGTTAACCTGTCTCAagagggttgttatgaggatcaaaAGGAGAAATATTCGTTGGGACGTTAGAATTGTGCCTGGCGCTTcgcaaatacttgttgaataaattctaaaatgaCATGGCAGCAAACATTCATATGgcaccctgtgccaggcactgctccaaGGGCTTTCATGCACTGGCACACTTCATCGTTATTTCTAccccatgaagtaggtactatgACTATCCTCatttatagattaggaaatgGAGGCAAAGAGAAGTTATATCACGTTCCCAAGGTCACCATCTAGGAAGGGATGAAGCTAGGAATTCAACCCAGGAAACCTGGCTCCAGTGCCCATACTCTAGGCCATTTTGCTAACCGCCTGCCTACTAATTCATGACTGTCCCATATGGTGTTTGTTTGGGTTGCTCACTGCAAAATTTCAAGTGATACCATTCATCTCCTAGACATTGTAGATTTGCATTTTTACCACAACTTCCCAGCAGATAGCAGTAGTGTGCCATGTTCTAATATCAGGATAGCACAATTTTCTGACAGATGGCTAAGGGAGGGAGCACGTATTTTTAATTCCTCCAACGGACCGATGAGCTCACAGTGATGAGCTCtacataatatatacatgaaTTACAGGTcatgtatattaaatatagacGTGGTAGGTATTGGGAGGAAGATGCCTACATGATGCAAGTTGGATACAATGCCACAGCTTTATTAAGAACCCCGTTTGCAACATCATTCTGATACTGCCTTTACCATCAGGTATACTCAGACCATTCTAGTAGAAATCTATAAGTAGCACCACAAGCAGGGGAAAAACTGCCTTTGTATTTTCACAGCCAAGGGTGATTAACAGGCTAACAATAGGTAAGGAGCTCCAAGCAGGTGGGATAGGAAATGAAAGGCCATTTTGCTCAATACACTCAGTGCATGATCCCTAATAATATCTGCATTTTAATGGCAATGCTTAGAGTAATTAGTTTAAAAACACTGTTTTTATTGAAATTCCAGCAGGAAAAATAACTTTACTATTACTCATTTGATGCTCTTGTGCCCCAAGCCactcttcttttcccattgaatacgatttaattcttcttttagtAAGGCAAAGTTTCCTAGAGACGTGTTATCACgttagtggtgtgtgtgtgcgtgtgtgcgtgtgtgtgtgtgtgtgtgtgtgtgtgtgtgtgctgataCATGTCGGGACACACATCTTATATGTCAACAGAATCTAAGATGccatcaaaaataagaaataccattattttatgtaccacaaaggaaaaatacacagaCATTAAACTATGCCACATAATTGTAAGATGAATTCCAATTAAGTTCTTCCTAGAATTAATGAAATACAACATACTATTATGAATTTTTCATGGGTCAGCTGCCACTATGTGAGTACACACAGGAGAGCACACTCATGCTGGTCCAAGGCAGCTAACGTGGGAGACTTGTGCTGGCACCACCAATAACTCCACCTCCCAATATTCTTGTTCTAGTGCAGTACCTTCCTCCCCACTGATTCTGGGCTTGGCCACATGACTGACTTTGACCAATGGGGTATCAGCAGGCATGATGCAAGAAGGGGCTTTTTCTCTTGGAATATTCCCTCTTGGAGCTACTGCGTGAGGAGATCCTCCTACCCTCCTGGAGGGACCACAGGGAGAGGGATGCTTGGCTCACTCTCAGAAGTTCCAGCCATCTCAGCTGAGCTATCAGACATGTGAGTGCTGCTGTCCAGGCCAACCGGGCCTCCAGCTAACTGCAGCCATGTGTGTGACCAAAGCAAGATAGCAGAACTGCCCAGCTCAGCCCGGCCCAGATTGCAGAATCGTGAACAAAAAAAGTggtgctggacttccctggtggtgcagtggttaagaatatgcctgccaatggaggggaca
Coding sequences within it:
- the APLP1 gene encoding amyloid beta precursor like protein 1 isoform X1, with translation MGPAIPAARGLGPLPLLLPLLLLLLRAQLAVGSLAGGSPSAAEAPGSAQVAGLCGRPTLHRDLRTGRWEPDPQLSRRCLRDPQRVLEYCRQMYPELQIARVEQATQAIPMEQWCGDARGGRCAHPHHQVVPFRCLEGEFVSEALLVPEGCRFLHQERMDQCESSTRRRQEAQEACSSQGLILHGSGMLLPCGADRFRGVEYVCCPPPVTPNPSGTAVGDPSTRSWPPGGRVEGGEDEEEEESFLQPVDDYFVEPPRAEEEEEEERVPPSSSHTPAGVSKVTPTPRPTDGVDVYFGMPGEISEHEGFLRAKMDLEERRMRQINEVMREWAMADSQSKNLPKADRQALNEHFQSILQTLEEQVSSERQRLVETHASRVIALINDQRRAALEGFLAALQGDPPQPERVLLALRRYLRAERKEQRHTLRHYQHVAAADPEKAQQTRFQVQTHLQVIEERMNQSLGLLDQNPRLAQELRPQIQELLHSEHLGPSELEAPAPGGSSEDKGGLQPLDSKDADNPMALPKGSTEQDAASPGKEKMSPLEQYERKVNVSVPRGFPFHSSEIQRDELAPAGTGMSREAVSGLLIMGAGGGSLIILSMLLLRRKKPYGAISHGVVEVDPMLTLEDQQLRELQRHGYENPTYRFLEERP
- the APLP1 gene encoding amyloid beta precursor like protein 1 isoform X2 yields the protein MGPAIPAARGLGPLPLLLPLLLLLLRAQLAVGSLAGGSPSAAEAPGSAQVAGLCGRPTLHRDLRTGRWEPDPQLSRRCLRDPQRVLEYCRQMYPELQIARVEQATQAIPMEQWCGDARGGRCAHPHHQVVPFRCLEGEFVSEALLVPEGCRFLHQERMDQCESSTRRRQEAQEACSSQGLILHGSGMLLPCGADRFRGVEYVCCPPPVTPNPSGTAVGDPSTRSWPPGGRVEGGEDEEEEESFLQPVDDYFVEPPRAEEEEEEERVPPSSSHTPAGVSKVTPTPRPTDGVDVYFGMPGEISEHEGFLRAKMDLEERRMRQINEVMREWAMADSQSKNLPKADRQALNEHFQSILQTLEEQVSSERQRLVETHASRVIALINDQRRAALEGFLAALQGDPPQPERVLLALRRYLRAERKEQRHTLRHYQHVAAADPEKAQQTRFQVQTHLQVIEERMNQSLGLLDQNPRLAQELRPQIQELLHSEHLGPSELEAPAPGGSSEDKGGLQPLDSKDDNPMALPKGSTEQDAASPGKEKMSPLEQYERKVNVSVPRGFPFHSSEIQRDELAPAGTGMSREAVSGLLIMGAGGGSLIILSMLLLRRKKPYGAISHGVVEVDPMLTLEDQQLRELQRHGYENPTYRFLEERP
- the APLP1 gene encoding amyloid beta precursor like protein 1 isoform X3, with amino-acid sequence MGPAIPAARGLGPLPLLLPLLLLLLRAQLAVGSLAGGSPSAAEAPGSAQVAGLCGRPTLHRDLRTGRWEPDPQLSRRCLRDPQRVLEYCRQMYPELQIARVEQATQAIPMEQWCGDARGGRCAHPHHQVVPFRCLEGEFVSEALLVPEGCRFLHQERMDQCESSTRRRQEAQEACSSQGLILHGSGMLLPCGADRFRGVEYVCCPPPVTPNPSGTAVGDPSTRSWPPGGRVEGGEDEEEEESFLQPVDDYFVEPPRAEEEEEEERVPPSSSHTPAGVSKVTPTPRPTDGVDVYFGMPGEISEHEGFLRAKMDLEERRMRQINEVMREWAMADSQSKNLPKADRQALNEHFQSILQTLEEQVSSERQRLVETHASRVIALINDQRRAALEGFLAALQGDPPQPERVLLALRRYLRAERKEQRHTLRHYQHVAAADPEKAQQTRFQVQTHLQVIEERMNQSLGLLDQNPRLAQELRPQIQELLHSEHLGPSELEAPAPGGSSEDKGGLQPLDSKDGSTEQDAASPGKEKMSPLEQYERKVNVSVPRGFPFHSSEIQRDELAPAGTGMSREAVSGLLIMGAGGGSLIILSMLLLRRKKPYGAISHGVVEVDPMLTLEDQQLRELQRHGYENPTYRFLEERP